The DNA sequence GTTCATGCGTCAGCTGTTCTTCGCGATGCGCGCCGATGCTGAAGCTCCCCGTGCCGTGTTGCAGGTGGAGGAGTACGTTCGTCAGGAGGTGGCAGCCTTGATGCAAACTCTGCGGCCATCTGGCGATGCTCGGAACTGACCCGACCAGAATGGGGTTGCCGGTCGGAGGGAAGGACTGATGCCCCAGTCTTGGCGCTAAGGCTACTCGAGTTCCATTGAGGACTTTGCGGTAGGTATAGGTATAGCTGATTGCTATACTGACGACGGCGATTGTCATGGTCATCCGATCCGTTGGCGCTAAGCTCGGGACCAACGCTGCTCCTGCTGGCAGCCTCGAACGTGCCGGAGGGATACTTGACTGCCTATCTGATTGTCTATCGCGAGACCCCTGTCACTGATCCCGAAGCCATTGCCGAATACTCCCGGCGCAATCAGGAAAACGCCCCGGCGTCCCAGGCGCAGTTCTCGGTCGTGCCGAGGGTCGTCTATGGGAAGGCCGAAGGTCTCGAAGGACCGACTCCGGACGGCGTCGTCATGCTAGAGTTCCCGACTGTCGAAGCTGCCCGCGGCTGGTACGAGAGCGAAGCCTACCAGCAGGCGATCCCATTCCGACTGAAGGCGGCAAAGTGGCGGGTGGTGCTGGTCGAAGGCCTAGGGTGATGGGAACGGGCGAACGCATACCCAATTTGCCGGCAGATGCATGGACGCCGGAAGTCCAGGCCCTCTTTCCGCTGATGCTGCCGCACGGTTCGACCGCGCGCGGGTCCGACTTCAATTCCATCCTCGTCCTGGTCCGGCATCCCGAGTTGGCGGAACCCTACCTGCGTTTCAACGCAGCACTCGCCAAGGGCGTCGACCTTTCCGCGCGTCTCAAGGAGATCGCCATCCTGCGTGTCGCTTGGCGGCGCGGCAGCGAATACGAATGGGTTCATCACGCGATCTCGGCCTTGCGCACCGGGCTTACGCCGGAACATCTTGCCGCGCTCATGCAGGCAGAGCCGGCTGCGATCTTCACGTCGGAAGAGCAGGCGGTGGTCGCCGCGACCGACGACATCTGCCTTTCGGGCGGCATAGGGGACGCAACATGGCCGGCCTTGAGCAATGCCCTAACCACGAAGCAGGCCATGGAAATGCTGTTCGTGGTTGGCTGCTACATCATGCTGGGCTCGATCCTGAAG is a window from the Novosphingobium sp. TH158 genome containing:
- a CDS encoding DUF1330 domain-containing protein produces the protein MTAYLIVYRETPVTDPEAIAEYSRRNQENAPASQAQFSVVPRVVYGKAEGLEGPTPDGVVMLEFPTVEAARGWYESEAYQQAIPFRLKAAKWRVVLVEGLG
- a CDS encoding carboxymuconolactone decarboxylase family protein encodes the protein MGTGERIPNLPADAWTPEVQALFPLMLPHGSTARGSDFNSILVLVRHPELAEPYLRFNAALAKGVDLSARLKEIAILRVAWRRGSEYEWVHHAISALRTGLTPEHLAALMQAEPAAIFTSEEQAVVAATDDICLSGGIGDATWPALSNALTTKQAMEMLFVVGCYIMLGSILKTAGAPVEPQVAAHFDELGLQRLRPALN